TGCGGGCAGATTATAGCCCTTGGTAATTTTTGCCTGCCCCGTCTCACAGCCGCCCAGGGTTTTGCATTCGGCCAGCAATTCAGGGCCTGCTGCTCTATGGATCGCGCCATCGACGCCGCCTCCGCCCAACAGCGAAGGGTTGGCGGCATTGACGATCGCATCGACGTCCAGCTTTGTGATATCAGACTCAATAATCTCAATTTTTGCCATAATCGTGCCTTGTTTACGTGATTAGAAGCCAATTTGTCCTGTTTAGGCCTATGATACAATGTCGAGTTTCAAAAATTTTAACGGAAGGACGGAACTTGCGTGCGCCCGATTTTCCATCAACTTAGAACTGACCCACAAGGTCCGCGAATTGAACCCAAACAGGTTAAAGCATGGCTCAAAACAATAACCCCAAGCCGTTAGGCATCACCGAAGTCGTCCTGCGCGACGCCCACCAATCGCTGCTGGCCACGCGCCTGCGCATCGACGACATGCTGCCGATCTGCGCCAAGCTCGACCAGATCGGCTACTGGTCGCTGGAGACCTGGGGCGGCGCCACCTTCGATGCCTGCATCCGCTACCTGGGCGAAGACCCCTGGCAGCGCCTGCGCCAGTTGAAGGCGGCCATGCCCCACACGCGCCAGCAGATGCTGCTGCGCGGCCAGAACCTGCTCGGCTACCGCCATTACGCCGACGACGTCGTCGACACCTTCGTCGAGCGCTGCGCCGTCAACGGCATCGACGTGTTCCGCATCTTCGACGCCATGAACGACATGCGCAACATTAAAAGAGCGGTGCAGGCCGTGCTGCAGACCGACGCCCACGCCCAGGGCACGATCTCGTACACGACCAGCCCCGTGCACACGCTGGCCATGTGGATCGACCTGGGCCGGCAGATCGAGGACCTGGGCGCGCACTCGATCTGCATCAAGGACATGGCCGGCCTGCTCAAGCCTTATGACGCCTACGAGCTGGTCAGCCGCCTGAAGCAGAGCGTCGCCATCCCGATCCACATGCAGTGCCATGCCACGACGGGCCTGAGCACCGGCGCCATCCTGAAGGCGGCCGAGGCCGGCATCGACAATGTCGACACGGCCATCTCCTCCATGAGCATGACCTACGGCCACACCGCGACCGAAACCATCGTCGCCAGCCTCGAGGGCACGGAGCGCGACACCGGCCTGGACCTGGCAAAACTGGAAGAGGTCGCGGCCTATTTCCGCGCCGTGCGCAAGAAATACGCTGCCTTCGAAGGCAGCCTGAAAGGCGTCGACGGGCGCATCCTGGTCTCGCAGGTGCCGGGCGGCATGCTCACGAACATGGAAAGCCAGCTCAAGGAGCAGGGCGCCGAGGACCAGTTCGATGCCGTCCTGGCCGAGATCCCGCGCGTGCGCGAGGACCTGGGCTATATCCCCTTGGTCACGCCGACCTCGCAGATCGTCGGCACCCAGGCCGTGCTGAACGTGATCGCCGGCGAGCGCTACAAGACCATCACCAAGGAAACGGCCGGCGTCCTGAAAGGCGAATACGGCGCCACCCCAGCCCCGGTCAATGCCGAGCTGCAGGCGCGCGTGCTGGCTGGGGCCGAGCCGATCAGCTGCCGGCCGGCCGACCTGCTGGAACCGGAAATGGCTAAACTGATCGCCGAAGTCCAGGACAAAGCCCGGGCCGAAGGCGTTTCGCTCAGCGCACAGATCGAAGAAGACGCGCTGATCAACGGCCTGTTCGCGCAGGTCGGCTGGAAATTCCTGGCCAACCGCGGCAATCCTGACGCCTTCGAGCCGGTGCCGGGCAGCGCGCCGGCGCCAGCACCGGCGTCGGCAGCGGCCCCGAAAGCGGCTGGTGCGGCCGCCGTGGAGACTTACAGCGTCAACGTCGACGGCCGCCATTTCAGCGTCTCGGTCGGCCCCGGCGGCGCCGCGCTGAGCATCCAGCCGGCCGCCGCCGTGGTCAGCGCCCCGGCCGTGGCCGGCGACGGCGTCTCGGTCGAGGCGCCGATGGCCGGCACGATCCTGAAAGTGCTGGTGCAGGCCGGCAGCGCCGTGGCCGAGGGCGACGTGGTGGTGATCATGGAGGCTATGAAGATGGAGACCGAAGTGCGCTCGCGGGCCAGCGGCATCGTCAGCGCCGTGCACACCAAGGAAGGCGCCGCGGTCACGGTCGGCGATACGCTGATCAGCTTATAAGGCAGGACTTGCGCATGTGGCCTATAGCCGCCGGTAAGCGGGATGAGCAATCTCAATAAGGCACGGCTGTATTTAAAAAAACTGTGGGGGCGACTTTAGTCGCCCAGTCAGGCATAAAGGCGACTAAAGTCGCCCCCACAGGGTTGCGCAGGCATTATAGAAAAATTAACTGCGGCTCCGCTTAAGGCAGAGCCTCCCTGTTTATTCAGACGAGACCTAACCCATGGAAAACCTGCTTTCACTCTGGCACAGCACCGGTTTGTACAACCTGACCGGCGGCCAGGCGCTGATGATGCTGGTCGGCTTCCTGCTGCTGTTTCTGGCCATCAAGAAAGGCTTCGAGCCCTTGTTGCTGCTGCCGATCGGCTTCGGCGCCATCCTCAGCAACATCCCGGCGGCCGGCCTCAACGACGAGGGCGGCCTGCTCTATTACCTGTACTTCGGCATCAAGAGCGGGCTGTTCCCGCTGCTGATCTTCATGGGCGTCGGCGCCATGACCGACTTCGGGCCGCTGCTGGCCAACCCGAAGACCCTGCTCCTGGGCGCGGCGGCCCAGTTCGGCATCTTCGCGTCCTTATTGGGCGCGCTGGCGCTGAACATCGTGCCGGGCCTGGAATTCAGCCTGAAGGATGCGGCGGCCATCGCCATCATCGGCGGCGCCGACGGCCCGACCGCGATCTATGTGGCCTCGCGCCTGGCGCCGGACCTGCTGGGCGCGATCGCGGTGGCGGCCTATTCATACATGGCGCTGGTGCCGTTGATCCAGCCGCCGATCATGCGCGCCTTGACCACGGAAGCCGAGCGCCGCATCGAGA
This is a stretch of genomic DNA from Methylobacter sp. YRD-M1. It encodes these proteins:
- the oadA gene encoding sodium-extruding oxaloacetate decarboxylase subunit alpha, which codes for MAQNNNPKPLGITEVVLRDAHQSLLATRLRIDDMLPICAKLDQIGYWSLETWGGATFDACIRYLGEDPWQRLRQLKAAMPHTRQQMLLRGQNLLGYRHYADDVVDTFVERCAVNGIDVFRIFDAMNDMRNIKRAVQAVLQTDAHAQGTISYTTSPVHTLAMWIDLGRQIEDLGAHSICIKDMAGLLKPYDAYELVSRLKQSVAIPIHMQCHATTGLSTGAILKAAEAGIDNVDTAISSMSMTYGHTATETIVASLEGTERDTGLDLAKLEEVAAYFRAVRKKYAAFEGSLKGVDGRILVSQVPGGMLTNMESQLKEQGAEDQFDAVLAEIPRVREDLGYIPLVTPTSQIVGTQAVLNVIAGERYKTITKETAGVLKGEYGATPAPVNAELQARVLAGAEPISCRPADLLEPEMAKLIAEVQDKARAEGVSLSAQIEEDALINGLFAQVGWKFLANRGNPDAFEPVPGSAPAPAPASAAAPKAAGAAAVETYSVNVDGRHFSVSVGPGGAALSIQPAAAVVSAPAVAGDGVSVEAPMAGTILKVLVQAGSAVAEGDVVVIMEAMKMETEVRSRASGIVSAVHTKEGAAVTVGDTLISL
- a CDS encoding sodium ion-translocating decarboxylase subunit beta yields the protein MENLLSLWHSTGLYNLTGGQALMMLVGFLLLFLAIKKGFEPLLLLPIGFGAILSNIPAAGLNDEGGLLYYLYFGIKSGLFPLLIFMGVGAMTDFGPLLANPKTLLLGAAAQFGIFASLLGALALNIVPGLEFSLKDAAAIAIIGGADGPTAIYVASRLAPDLLGAIAVAAYSYMALVPLIQPPIMRALTTEAERRIEMQQMRTVGRTEKIVFPLLLITLTALLLPSAAPLVGMFAFGNLMNACGVVDRLSQTAQNELINIVTIFLGLSVGSKLSAQAFLQLETLGILALGAAAFAIGTAAGVLMAKLMNKFSKTLINPLIGAAGVSAVPMAARVANKLGLESNPHNFLLMHAMGPNVAGVIGSAVAAGILLSLVK